One Dreissena polymorpha isolate Duluth1 chromosome 9, UMN_Dpol_1.0, whole genome shotgun sequence genomic window carries:
- the LOC127846454 gene encoding uncharacterized protein LOC127846454 has translation MGSSTLAVSSTTVTYTETRTNASSKYNTSTFEAVGGGSSVILFVTGGSFAFVFVLVITGIVVARRRRSASGSMSEQTGSSKSKVKLADDEEVYSSNVFKSTDDCVTLSKHCKTYTINCKVGFMIVTRILFETTSNSKSQCTDCLGTFRSQTNDITNGIYGGYINDILQTCSFQQSCILRHYEMDPLKIGVRFKCILGQIITDPCGVNVYVLNSDDLHHIVMMRSSENGTCRCVINGSTELTVQDFFTNFCHGKIAACHVSNSVLMLDNLVFNKLNSTNIIYCGNSYGDISNITLHFDEIFQRLLLSINVTANSSTTLAGPDLIINATTIYNNATDASGTSVATNTEPTSQSVLHSTSNGKYPASSGYRNTTYEKAKTSLSVIVYVASASSFVVAALIVVGSILVIRYKRINRTLKSTKVTANNVNRVRRRSRSEYIAMQGNVDNDHDCQTLPHRPHITKGSVKYAVAVPPGTYNYALTQYDRDASQKFRSKVEEYGRRSLFI, from the exons ATGGGATCATCCACCCTTGCGGTTTCGTCTACCACGGTCACTTACACAGAGACACGGACAAATGCAAGCTCCAAATACAACACTTCAACATTTG AGGCAGTAGGTGGTGGTTCATCCGTGATTTTATTCGTAACCGGTGGATCGTTTGCCTTCGTCTTCGTGTTAGTAATCACTGGCATAGTAGTCGCTAGACGTAGAAG GTCTGCCTCGGGGTCGATGTCAGAGCAAACTGGCTCATCGAAATCAAAAGTTAAACTCGCAGATGACGAAGAAG TTTACAGCTCCAATGTCTTCAAATCAACCGATGACTGTGTGACTTTGTCGAAGCATTGTAAGACTTACACTATAAATTGCAAAGTTGGATTCATGATTGTTACACGTATACTGTTTGAAACCACGAGCAATAGCAAAAGCCAATGTACGGACTGTTTGGGAACTTTTCGCAGCCAAACTAATGACATAACCAATGGTATATATGGTGGATACATCAATGATATACTCCAGACATGTTCCTTTCAACAATCGTGTATATTGCGGCATTACGAAATGGATCCACTAAAAATCGGTGTTCGATTCAAGTGCATTTTAG GACAAATCATCACAGATCCTTGTGGAGTTAACGTTTATGTACTTAACAGCGATGACCTACATCATATTGTTATGATGCGTTCATCAGAGAACGGAACATGCAGATGTGTGATCAATGGATCGACAGAACTGACTGTTCAAGACTTCTTCACAAACTTTTGTCATGGCAAAATTGCCGCTTGTCATGTTTCAAACAGTGTATTAATGTTGGATAATTTAGTGTTCAATAAACTTAATAGTACAAACATCATTTATTGCGGCAATTCATATGGGGATATTTCGAATATCACCCTCCATTTCGACGAGATCTTTCAACGTCTTTTGTTGAGTATTAACGTAACAG CAAATTCTTCCACAACGCTTGCTGGTCCGGATCTTATCATAAATGCAACCACCATTTATAATAATGCAACCGACGCAAGTGGTACCTCTGTTGCGACTAACACCGAACCGACATCACAGTCAGTGCTACACTCGACTTCAAATGGAAAATATCCCGCATCATCCGGTTATCGGAACACAACCTATG AGAAAGCAAAGACGAGTTTATCGGTCATCGTGTACGTTGCATCTGCATCATCTTTTGTCGTCGCCGCATTGATTGTTGTTGGTAGTATATTAGTCATCAGGTATAAACG AATAAACAGGACATTAAAATCGACCAAAGTAACTGCAAATAACGTTAACAGAGTAAGACGGCGTTCGCGTAGTGAATACATAGCTATGCAAGGCAATGTCGATAACGACCACGATTGTCAGACATTGCCCCACAGACCTCACATCACAAAGGGGAGCGTGAAATATGCAGTTGCTGTACCACCAGGCACGTACAACTACGCGCTCACACAATACGACAGAGATGCCTCGCAAAAGTTCAGGTCGAAGGTAGAGGAATACGGTCGACGGTCCTTGTTCATATGA